The Primulina tabacum isolate GXHZ01 chromosome 7, ASM2559414v2, whole genome shotgun sequence genome includes a window with the following:
- the LOC142550785 gene encoding uncharacterized protein LOC142550785: protein MREKKKIGQKSELPNNTTFAKAQKFTPMKGQFRPKIEVQIQSNVRNLDSVQCRECSGYGHYANECANRLRKNKGMTVTLSDEESDDDQGSSEYENHTSLSSVIKEKRSMQINPLGVAIGVAIPGRNTSSNSVCLKSTTLAEASQSETQEVDGDEVTLESVQTMYEELYEDWIKRTKGNAILSKENAELKSQISRLEVILSKKDLELCKVKKELGEATQILAKMNSSSSKLDSLLMIGQNDKVGLGYPNSLFEIGESSNTERKPTVFVKGSVETSNATQTEKGAPSKRQISTKKSKSRKRHFICHYCFRPGHIKPYFFKLRDDYKRWESEQVLPQVLYNTRRNTANRKPTVKRVWVPKAKIQCSVIYTSLKTNIAGIWFFDSGCSRHMTGSKDHLIDYVELRSGHVTYGGGAKGRTAGKGTLNVDGLPNLHNVLYVEGLNSNLISISQLCDDGLHVKFDKDNCEVFDNSNTRILTGTRSADNCYQLGEDLVCNHSKVSELNLWHQKLGHANFKTLKNLGKYDAVRGMPNLSSGIPYVCGACQKDLTGKSIEDDIDGLLNESETLPNTDVAPGVVTPETTPALAESNDELGKYTENDDSVTNEEIDIPSRVQKNHPSSQIIGETFGGIPDNVNVIGTKWIFKNKTDESGIVVRNKARLEAQGYTQIEGIDFDETFAPVARIESVRLLLAIACYMDIKLYQMDVKSAFLNGILKEEAYVSQPKGFEDPHHPNHVYKLKKALYGLKQAPRAWYGRLTEYLLDLGFKRGGYAKNLVKKFSTENTKHMKTPMGSTEKLFKDDVAAGVDNTQYRSIIGSLLYLSASSPDIMFSVCLCARYQADPKVTHLKVVKRILRYIAGTINLGLWYTKETNTNLVGFSDADWAGNLDDRKSTTGGCFYLGKNLVSWYSKKQNCVSLSTAESEYVAAASCCSQLLWMNQMIKDYGFNSDTLIMAGFDPQDIRSEVADYELLLGESVHSGQKGGVDM, encoded by the exons atgagagaaaagaaaaaaattggacaaaaatctGAACTGCCCAATAACACCACTTTTGCAAAAGCTCAAAAGTTTACTCCTATGAAAGGACAGTTTCGACCAAAAATCGAAGTGCAAATCCAATCTAATGTCAGAAACCTGGACTCGGTGCAATGTAGAGAGTGTTCGGGATATGGACACTATGCCAATGAGTGTGCCAATCGACTTAGGAAAAACAAAGGCATGACTGTCACCCTGAGTGATGAAGAGTCTGATGATGATCAAGGATCAAGTGAATATGAAAATCACACATCGTTATCTTCTGTGATCAAGGAAAAACGCTCAATGCAAATCAATCCTTTGGGTGTTGCCATAGGTGTTGCAATACCTGGCCGCAACACCTCTTCGAATTCAGTATGTCTTAAATCTACAACCCTTGCAGAGGCAAGTCAGTCTGAAACTCAAGAGGTAGATGGTGATGAAGTCACTCTAGAAAGTGTGCAGACGATGTACGAAGAATTATATGAAGACTGGATCAAAAGAACTAAAGGAAATGCAATTCTCTCCAAAGAGAATGCTGAGTTAAAGTCACAAATTTCACGACTTGAAGTAATCTTAAGCAAGAAAGATTTGGAATTATGCAAAGTCAAAAAAGAACTTGGAGAAGCAACTCAGATTCTTGCCAAGATGAATTCAAGTTCATCCAAACTTGATTCACTTTTGATGATTGGACAAAATGACAAAGTTGGACTTGGTTATCCGAACAGTCTGTTCGAAATTGGAGAATCTTCCAATACTGAGAGAAAACCAACTGTTTTTGTCAAAGGAAGTGTTGAAACCTCAAATGCTACACAAACTGAAAAAGGTGCTCCATCTAAAAGGCAAATATCTACCAAGAAGTCCAAATCCAGAAAACGCCACTTTATCTGCCACTATTGTTTTAGACCTGGTCATATCAAACCCTACTTCTTTAAACTGAGAGATGATTACAAAAGATGGGAATCAGAACAGGTGTTGCCACAGGTGTTGTATAACACCCGACGCAACACTGCCAACAGAAAACCGACGGTAAAAAGGGTTTGGGTACCAAAGGCTAAGATTCAATGTTCCGTTATTTATACTTCATTAAAGACTAACATTGCAGGAATATGGTTCTTTGACAGTGGTTGTTCGCGCCACATGACAGGTTCTAAAGACCATTTGATTGACTATGTTGAACTGAGGAGTGGTCATGTGACATATGGTGGTGGTGCTAAAGGAAGAACTGCTGGCAAAGGAACCTTGAATGTTGATGGACTGCCTAATCTACACAATGTGCTTTATGTCGAAGGGcttaactcaaacttaataagcataagtcaactttgtgatgaCGGTTTGcatgttaagtttgataaagaCAATTGTGAAGTGTTTGATAATTCTAATACTCGTATtttgacaggtacaaggtctgCTGATAATTGCTATCAACTTGGAGAAGACTTAGTATGCAATCATTCAAAGGTGAGTGAATTAAACTTGTGGCATCAAAAATTGGGACATGCAAACTTCAAGACATTAAAGAATCTTGGTAAGTACGATGCTgtgagaggtatgcctaatTTATCCTCTGGAATTCCGTATGTTTGTGGTGCATGTCAAAAGG ATCTAACGGGAAAATCAATCGAGGATGATATTGATGGGCTGCTGAACGAAAGTGAGACACTGCCTAACACAGATGTTGCACCCGGTGTTGTAACACCGGAGACAACACCTGCACTGGCAGAATCAAATGATGAACTAGGAAAGTATACTGAGAATGATGACAGTGTAACCAATGAAGAGATTGATATTCCCAGCAGggttcagaaaaatcatccatcatctcagATCATTGGAGAAACATTTGGAGGAAT ACCCGATAATGTGAATGTTATTGGAACCAAATGGATCTTTAaaaacaaaactgatgaatctggAATTGTTGTGAGAAATAAAGCTAGGCTAGAGGCTCAAGGGTATACTCAAATTGAaggaattgattttgatgaaacgtTTGCCCCTGTTGCCCGGATTGAATCGGTTAGACTTTTACTTGCTATTGCATGTTACATGGAcataaaattatatcaaatggatgtgaaaagtgcctTTTTGAATGGCATCTTGAAAGAAGAAGCTTATGTAAGCCAAcctaaaggatttgaagatccacacCACCCGAACCATGTCTACAAGTTGAAGAAAGCACTCTAtggacttaaacaagctccaagagcatgGTATGGAAGGCTTACTGAATATCTGCTTGACTTAGGCTTCAAAAGAGGTGGG TATGCCAAGAATTTGGTGAAGAAATTCTCTACTGAGAACactaagcacatgaaaacaccaATGGGGTCGACTGAAAAATTGTTCAAAGACGATGTTGCGgcaggtgttgacaacacccagTATCGCAGCATCATAGGCAGTCTTCTTTACTTAAGTGCAAGTAGTCCCGACATCATGTTTAGTGTTTGTTTGTGTGCTAGGTACCAGGCTGATCCTAAAGTCACTCATCTAAAAGTTgtcaaaagaattttgagatatatagcCGGGACAATTAACTTAGGTTTGTGGTACACCAaagaaacaaacacaaatcTAGTGGGGTTTAGTGATGCTGACTGGGCTGGAAATCTAGATGATAGGAAGAGTACCACTGGAGGATGTTTTTATCTAGGTAAAAATTTGGTGTCATGGTATAGTAAAAAGCAAAATTGTGTATCTCTGTccactgctgaatctgaatatgttgcAGCTGCTAGCTGTTGTTCacaacttttgtggatgaatcaaatgattaaagacTATGGTTTCAATAGTGACACCTTAATT ATGGCTGGCTTTGATCCTCAAGACATTAGGAGCGAAGTGGCTGACTATGAGCTTCTGCTGGGTGAAAGtgtccattctggacaaaaagggggagtagATATGTAG
- the LOC142551005 gene encoding umecyanin-like, translating to MSSRKMETNHRILLAVLVVAAAADLVGHAAAATYTIGDTLGWRIPPDGSSTYENWSSQHVFRVGDVLVFEFATGTHDVAKVTEDSYGTCSGTNPISIFTTGPTNVILNATGDHYFLCTLGRHCSLGQKLAVRVTGNSSTGQPPAPSRSPSVPNPPPGSGSGPMVTIGSCNMLVVIFVSILVAGILI from the exons ATGTCGTCCAGGAAAATGGAAACCAATCACCGGATTCTTTTGGCTGTTCTGGTGGTGGCTGCAGCCGCTGATCTGGTGGGACATGCGGCGGCAGCCACCTATACGATCGGAGATACCTTGGGTTGGAGGATACCCCCTGACGGCTCCTCCACCTACGAGAACTGGTCTTCTCAACATGTTTTCAGAGTTGGGGATGTTCTAG TGTTCGAATTCGCCACCGGAACACACGATGTAGCAAAAGTGACTGAAGATTCATACGGTACGTGCAGTGGTACCAACCCCATCTCCATATTCACGACCGGTCCAACGAACGTCATCCTAAATGCCACCGGGGACCACTACTTCCTCTGCACCCTCGGAAGACATTGTTCGCTTGGGCAAAAATTGGCCGTCAGGGTAACCGGGAACTCGTCAACTGGTCAGCCTCCGGCACCATCGCGCTCACCTTCAGTGCCGAATCCACCACCGGGTTCCGGTTCAGGCCCCATGGTGACTATAGGGAGTTGTAATATGTTGGTTGTTATTTTTGTGTCGATACTTGTTGCGGGAATCTTGATTTAG
- the LOC142551995 gene encoding EIN3-binding F-box protein 1-like, which translates to MPALVNYRGDDDFYAGSSFCSRDSGFKFSFHSNEEIYCPSRKRSRVSVPDIFGGRLYEYKKPSIDKLPDECLLEIFSRLPGGRERSAAACVSKHWLTLLSSVRSSDFCRIKAPDGQLDTMNMDKALNEDLDIECDGYLTRCVEGKKATDLRLTAIAVGTSSHGGLGKLSIRGSKSLWNVTNLGLSAIARGCPSLRVLSLWNLPFISDEGLFEIAKECHLLEKLDLCQCPLISDRGIVAIAESSPNLAAITIESCPKVGNESLQAIAKYCPKLQSISIKDCPFVGDQGIANVISSGSTVLMKVKLQGLNITDYSIAVVGHYGKAITNLTLSGLQNVSQKGFWVMGNAQGLQMLSSLAITLCRGATDLSLEAMGKGCKNLKHLCLRKCCFVSDDGLVAFAKAAGSLESLLLEECNRITQNGILNSLSSSNSKLKSLSLVKCMGIKDIYQESVTLSPCESLRSLSIRSCPGFGSRSLAMVGKLCPQLHHLDLSGLCGITDAGLLPLFDCCQVGLVKVDLSECVNLTDEVIFSLARFHGKTLELLNLDGCQKVTDASLAALADSCPLLNDLDLSKCSISDFGVYALSCGVQQSLQILSLSGCSMVSNKSMPALEKLGRTLVGLNLQHCKSISGRTIELLTENLWRCDILS; encoded by the exons ATGCCTGCTCTTGTTAATTACAGGG GTGATGATGATTTCTACGCTGGGAGTAGCTTTTGTTCCAGAGATTCTGGGTTCAAGTTCTCGTTTCATTCTAACGAGGAGATCTACTGTCCTTCTAGAAAACGGTCACGGGTTAGTGTCCCAGACATATTTGGAGGGAGACTATACGAGTATAAGAAACCATCCATCGACAAACTCCCTGATGAATGTTTACTTGAGATCTTCAGTCGCTTACCTGGGGGCCGAGAGAGAAGTGCCGCTGCTTGTGTTTCCAAGCATTGGCTGACACTTTTGAGCAGTGTACGAAGTTCTGATTTTTGCCGAATCAAAGCACCTGATGGACAGTTGGACACGATGAACATGGACAAAGCTTTAAACGAGGATCTTGACATAGAATGCGATGGATATCTAACAAGGTGCGTAGAAGGCAAGAAAGCTACAGATCTTAGGCTTACGGCTATTGCTGTTGGTACTTCAAGCCATGGAGGACTTGGAAAACTTTCGATTAGAGGAAGCAAATCTCTATGGAACGTCACTAACCTTGGTTTGTCGGCAATTGCTCGTGGATGCCCTTCTCTCAGGGTGCTTTCATTGTGGAATCTTCCCTTCATTAGTGATGAAGGGCTATTCGAAATCGCAAAGGAATGCCATTTGTTGGAGAAGCTAGATCTTTGTCAATGTCCTTTGATTTCGGACAGAGGGATAGTTGCAATTGCAGAGAGCTCTCCCAATTTAGCTGCAATAACGATTGAATCTTGCCCAAAAGTCGGCAATGAGAGTCTACAGGCAATTGCTAAATACTGTCCCAAGTTACAATCCATATCCATCAAAGACTGCCCATTTGTTGGAGATCAGGGTATTGCTAATGTCATTTCCTCAGGTTCTACTGTCTTGATGAAGGTGAAACTGCAGGGCCTGAATATCACCGACTACTCTATCGCTGTTGTAGGGCACTATGGAAAAGCTATCACCAATCTTACTCTTAGTGGGCTTCAGAATGTGAGCCAGAAGGGATTTTGGGTAATGGGAAATGCTCAAGGTCTTCAAATGCTGTCATCTTTGGCGATAACTTTATGTCGAGGTGCAACAGATTTGAGTCTCGAAGCGATGGGAAAGGGCTGTAAAAACCTGAAACACTTGTGCCTTCGTAAGTGTTGCTTTGTGTCCGATGATGGTCTTGTAGCTTTCGCCAAAGCTGCTGGTTCTCTTGAAAGCTTGCTATTGGAGGAGTGCAACAGGATTACTCAAAATGGGATTCTGAACTCTCTTTCAAGCTCCAACTCGAAACTAAAGTCCCTTTCCCTGGTTAAGTGCATGGGAATTAAAGATATATATCAAGAATCTGTGACCCTTTCTCCTTGTGAATCTCTTCGATCTTTGTCCATCCGCAGCTGTCCTGGATTTGGAAGCCGTAGCTTGGCCATGGTTGGAAAGCTCTGTCCACAATTACATCACTTAGATCTCAGTGGACTTTGTGGAATCACAGACGCTGGTCTTCTACCACTTTTCGACTGTTGCCAGGTTGGGCTTGTTAAGGTTGATCTAAGCGAATGTGTGAACTTGACCGATGAAGTTATATTTTCTTTGGCTCGATTTCATGGAAAAACACTCGAACTGCTAAATCTTGATGGTTGCCAAAAGGTTACTGATGCAAGCTTGGCAGCCCTTGCAGATAGCTGTCCTTTACTGAATGATCTTGATCTTTCAAAGTGTTCAATCTCAGATTTTGGTGTTTATGCTTTATCTTGTGGAGTGCAACAAAGTTTACAGATCCTCTCGTTATCTGGTTGCTCTATGGTATCAAACAAGAGCATGCCTGCTCTTGAAAAACTTGGAAGAACGCTAGTTGGACTAAATCTACAGCATTGCAAATCTATCAGCGGCAGAACGATTGAATTACTTACGGAGAACTTGTGGAGATGCGACATCCTTTCATAA